From a single Leptospira ellinghausenii genomic region:
- a CDS encoding prenyltransferase: MFRNKNINRASQALFTFSYLSFDIVFSVFANLFFFKHYFQTKLHLSLVLFYLTSVWVLYLSDHLWDAKKEIAPLSLRSQFYLQNQSKFQWAIGILFLSALLLGFVWEWKFLSQNQTYLLCFLIVLVLVVKQLSPIPKEILVSVFYTWGILLPFSGAKGFPLIVVSFFLHVLANVLQTYQIDRERDKIQNTNTLNLWLSPRLAKGIAILVFFSGFSFLCLGFHSQNIPLVFFLGMGLSYLWLGVTWYFFPKPSLQKLFSELSYLPMFLPPIIFFFSGLR; encoded by the coding sequence ATGTTCCGAAACAAAAACATAAATCGGGCATCTCAAGCTTTATTCACTTTTTCTTATTTGTCTTTTGATATCGTATTTTCCGTTTTTGCGAATTTATTTTTTTTCAAACATTACTTCCAAACCAAACTTCACCTGAGCTTAGTTTTGTTTTATCTGACTTCTGTTTGGGTCTTGTACTTGTCAGACCACTTATGGGATGCCAAAAAAGAAATTGCCCCACTCTCACTTCGTTCCCAGTTTTATTTGCAGAACCAATCCAAATTCCAATGGGCCATCGGGATTTTATTTTTATCGGCTCTCCTACTGGGTTTTGTTTGGGAATGGAAATTTCTGAGCCAGAACCAAACTTATCTCCTTTGTTTTCTGATTGTCCTTGTCCTTGTTGTGAAACAACTCTCTCCCATTCCCAAGGAAATTTTGGTTTCTGTTTTTTATACTTGGGGGATCCTCCTTCCGTTTTCAGGTGCGAAAGGATTCCCTTTGATCGTTGTCAGTTTTTTCCTCCATGTACTCGCCAATGTCTTACAGACCTACCAAATTGACAGAGAGAGGGACAAAATCCAAAATACGAACACACTGAACCTTTGGCTTTCACCACGCTTGGCAAAAGGGATAGCGATTTTGGTTTTCTTCTCCGGTTTTTCCTTCCTTTGTTTGGGTTTTCATTCCCAAAACATTCCACTTGTATTCTTTTTGGGGATGGGGCTTTCCTACCTATGGCTTGGGGTTACTTGGTATTTCTTCCCAAAACCATCCTTGCAAAAGTTGTTTTCCGAACTTTCCTACTTACCGATGTTTTTGCCTCCGATCATTTTTTTCTTCTCTGGACTCCGCTAA
- a CDS encoding adenylate/guanylate cyclase domain-containing protein — protein sequence MFRSIRNAIYSVYCIRDQFPKYMSELLLEEEEMGALFAVRFRYVIGFALIASAFANLSNIDTIWGYLVNFIAIGFYFMNTFVHLHILKKKDSKWKTKYDYISLLVDNVLITMTILNWYWIKGDGNPNFLVKTPLMIFYLLPLSLCLFQYRFSLVVFTFLCFLISYYSFITVALLDPDAQVSLDWTSYVLGDEIILLDALVSKPVIFLILAFAISYGIFRSLRMLLKFAASETQKTTLSRYFSPDLVSEIVSDPEVIGKGKRQKVTVLFSDIRGFTQFSELLDPEELSVFLTEFRRRMVRVIFQNKGSLDKFIGDAVMVTFGTPLPSEIPGEDVTNAVNAAYAMLNELKLWNEERKSQGQVEIKIGIGIHSGEVFCGSIGSEERMEYTVIGDTVNTASRIESACKEIGSPLLISEVVWEEIGKPSAWHKNEAVLLPGREQKINLYAYQNV from the coding sequence ATGTTCAGGTCCATTCGAAACGCAATTTACTCTGTATACTGTATACGTGACCAATTCCCCAAGTATATGTCGGAATTACTTTTAGAAGAAGAAGAAATGGGAGCTTTGTTTGCTGTTCGATTTCGGTATGTCATTGGATTTGCCCTCATTGCTAGTGCTTTTGCAAACCTAAGTAATATTGATACAATCTGGGGGTATTTGGTCAACTTCATTGCCATCGGTTTCTATTTTATGAATACATTTGTACATTTGCATATTCTGAAAAAAAAAGATAGTAAGTGGAAAACAAAATATGACTACATAAGTTTACTTGTAGACAATGTTTTGATTACAATGACCATCCTGAACTGGTATTGGATCAAAGGAGATGGGAATCCCAATTTTTTGGTGAAAACCCCCCTTATGATCTTTTATTTGTTACCTCTGTCGTTGTGTTTGTTCCAATACCGATTTTCTCTGGTTGTTTTTACCTTTCTTTGTTTTCTCATTAGTTATTATTCCTTTATTACGGTGGCCTTGCTTGATCCTGATGCACAAGTGAGTTTGGATTGGACAAGTTATGTGTTAGGTGATGAAATTATTCTTTTGGATGCACTTGTTTCCAAACCTGTGATTTTTTTGATTTTAGCATTTGCCATATCCTATGGAATTTTTCGTAGTCTCAGGATGTTATTAAAGTTTGCTGCATCTGAAACACAAAAAACAACTCTTTCTCGATACTTTTCTCCTGATTTGGTATCCGAGATCGTTTCCGATCCAGAAGTCATTGGCAAAGGAAAACGCCAAAAGGTAACGGTTCTATTTAGTGACATTAGAGGGTTTACTCAGTTTTCTGAACTTTTGGATCCCGAAGAATTATCTGTATTTTTAACAGAATTTCGTCGGAGAATGGTTCGTGTCATTTTTCAAAACAAAGGTAGTTTGGATAAATTCATTGGAGATGCTGTCATGGTTACTTTTGGAACTCCCCTTCCTTCTGAAATCCCAGGGGAAGATGTTACCAATGCTGTAAATGCAGCATACGCAATGTTAAATGAATTGAAACTTTGGAATGAGGAAAGGAAATCCCAAGGGCAAGTAGAGATAAAAATTGGAATTGGAATTCATTCTGGTGAAGTGTTTTGTGGGAGCATAGGATCAGAAGAAAGAATGGAATACACCGTTATTGGTGATACGGTCAATACGGCTTCAAGGATCGAGTCGGCGTGTAAAGAGATAGGTTCTCCGCTTCTCATTTCAGAAGTAGTATGGGAAGAAATTGGAAAACCGTCTGCATGGCATAAAAATGAAGCTGTGTTACTCCCTGGTAGGGAACAAAAAATCAATCTATATGCTTACCAAAACGTTTGA
- a CDS encoding HD domain-containing phosphohydrolase has product MSTNDTNIVPREKLAKFELTEESLNSFRKNQNIPLDLYNKDGQILIHKKRNPTEADFGKLLKFEMQGVYFLISELKKSKPNGADKPYLEPGRTTKLFDIEKTARFAKQSQALIEDLRKTSFSSDQAVFVQNSVNELLTDFTSNPDFELGIFNILEILSVAGVSVESELMTKRTVVAMGMKVRTRKIVNEGKEESNKKDHLSLMMASYLMDVGYSRLEVKQTPKLTKEEYAVVQQHPIISYLMTLPAPEVESHVRTLILNHHRPYRGNGVNNNFPDPRSLFTKLMSVRDKYNREVGKERITQDIELQLHLQENNVTTSSFEEDIAILSLASEYASLTSNQPWRPAFKSSTALKMILNDSFFSYSNKNIRHLLDYVGSSLTNNENIINFGDFVITASVDSEKRAHFDICLVLDVGRYQTRPKLQRICSINPVFQKGIKFKIADFDLKSIKIDRRKAIMDLALQAGTTRVIYIIDPELNPALHEAVYKLNLNT; this is encoded by the coding sequence ATGAGCACAAATGATACAAATATAGTACCTAGAGAAAAGCTCGCAAAATTTGAGTTAACCGAAGAATCTTTAAATAGTTTTCGAAAAAACCAAAACATCCCGCTCGATTTATACAATAAAGACGGACAAATTTTAATTCATAAAAAAAGAAACCCAACGGAAGCGGACTTTGGTAAACTTTTAAAGTTTGAAATGCAAGGAGTTTACTTTTTAATTTCCGAATTAAAAAAATCAAAACCTAATGGTGCCGATAAACCTTACTTAGAACCAGGTCGAACTACAAAATTATTCGACATTGAAAAAACCGCTCGCTTCGCCAAACAATCGCAGGCGTTAATTGAAGATTTACGTAAAACATCCTTTTCGTCTGACCAAGCAGTGTTTGTACAAAACTCTGTGAATGAACTTCTCACCGATTTTACAAGTAATCCTGATTTTGAATTGGGAATTTTTAATATCTTAGAAATCTTAAGTGTAGCAGGTGTTTCCGTTGAATCAGAGCTTATGACGAAACGTACAGTTGTGGCAATGGGAATGAAGGTTCGTACACGTAAGATTGTCAACGAAGGGAAAGAAGAATCCAATAAAAAAGACCACTTAAGCCTTATGATGGCAAGTTATTTGATGGATGTAGGATATTCAAGGCTTGAAGTCAAACAAACTCCAAAACTTACAAAGGAAGAATATGCTGTTGTCCAACAACACCCTATCATTAGTTATTTAATGACCCTCCCTGCTCCCGAAGTTGAATCTCATGTCCGAACTCTGATTTTAAACCACCACCGACCATACCGAGGCAACGGGGTGAACAATAACTTCCCAGACCCAAGGTCACTTTTCACCAAACTCATGTCAGTTCGTGATAAATACAATAGAGAAGTGGGAAAAGAAAGAATCACACAAGATATCGAATTACAATTACACTTACAAGAAAACAATGTCACAACTTCTAGTTTTGAAGAAGACATTGCGATTTTATCACTGGCAAGTGAATATGCATCCCTAACTTCCAACCAACCGTGGAGACCTGCTTTTAAATCTTCTACTGCACTCAAGATGATTCTAAACGATTCGTTTTTTTCTTATAGTAACAAAAACATTCGCCACCTCCTTGATTACGTTGGAAGTTCTCTTACCAATAACGAAAATATCATTAACTTTGGTGACTTTGTGATTACAGCTTCTGTGGATTCAGAAAAACGAGCTCACTTTGACATCTGCCTTGTTTTGGATGTAGGCCGATACCAAACAAGACCAAAACTCCAAAGGATTTGTAGCATCAATCCCGTGTTCCAAAAAGGAATCAAATTTAAAATTGCAGACTTTGATTTAAAGAGCATCAAAATTGATCGTAGAAAAGCCATTATGGATTTAGCTTTACAGGCTGGAACCACACGTGTGATTTATATCATTGATCCAGAACTAAATCCCGCCTTACACGAAGCAGTTTACAAATTAAATCTAAATACTTAA
- a CDS encoding acyl-CoA dehydrogenase family protein yields the protein MSILTTKKSSYDLFNPTEDHLALRQSVASFAERELDEQAKENDETESFNEMLFKRLGSELGIFGITVPEEEGGHGLDPLASVIIHEEMSRFDPGFTLSYLAHEVLFVNNFFYSSNASQRSRYLSKVITGEWIGGMGMTEPGAGTDVLGMATHAVKKGDRYVINGVKQYITNGSVGQVFVLYTKLDKNAKKMTSFVIESSYKGFSVGKKEEKMGMRSSPTTQLVFEDMEVPEENLLGDENGAITHMMRNLEIERVTLAAQSLGIARRCVDIMCDYTVRHREAFGKKLMEFGQIQRLVAESYADYQAARALVYQVASELGPDVRNSLGAASAKLVATQMAERVSRNAIQVLGGYGYCREYPVERLHRDAILLSIGGGTNEAMQKNIASDLKKLWSE from the coding sequence ATGAGCATTCTTACGACCAAAAAATCTTCTTATGATTTATTCAATCCAACGGAAGACCATTTAGCCTTACGACAATCCGTTGCGTCATTTGCAGAACGGGAACTAGACGAACAAGCGAAAGAGAATGATGAAACTGAATCATTTAATGAGATGTTATTCAAACGACTTGGTTCCGAACTCGGAATTTTTGGAATCACAGTACCGGAAGAAGAGGGAGGGCACGGACTTGATCCACTTGCTTCTGTCATCATCCATGAAGAGATGAGTCGTTTTGATCCAGGATTTACACTTTCCTATTTGGCTCATGAAGTTTTATTTGTGAACAATTTTTTTTATAGCTCCAATGCTTCTCAACGTAGCCGTTACCTCAGCAAAGTCATCACTGGAGAATGGATTGGTGGAATGGGAATGACGGAACCTGGTGCGGGAACTGACGTACTTGGGATGGCAACCCATGCTGTCAAAAAGGGAGATCGTTACGTCATTAACGGTGTAAAACAATACATCACAAACGGTTCCGTTGGCCAAGTTTTTGTACTTTATACAAAGTTAGATAAAAATGCAAAAAAAATGACTTCATTTGTAATCGAATCATCTTACAAAGGTTTCTCGGTTGGGAAAAAAGAAGAAAAAATGGGAATGCGTTCTTCTCCCACAACTCAACTTGTTTTTGAAGATATGGAAGTACCAGAAGAAAATCTCCTTGGAGATGAGAATGGTGCCATCACACATATGATGCGTAATTTGGAAATCGAAAGGGTGACTCTGGCGGCACAATCGCTAGGGATTGCTCGTCGTTGTGTGGACATCATGTGTGATTATACAGTCCGTCATCGAGAAGCTTTTGGAAAAAAACTCATGGAGTTTGGGCAAATCCAAAGGTTGGTTGCAGAGTCTTACGCAGATTACCAAGCAGCAAGAGCTCTTGTATACCAAGTTGCAAGTGAACTGGGACCAGATGTTCGTAATTCTCTTGGTGCAGCGTCTGCAAAACTAGTAGCAACACAAATGGCAGAACGAGTTTCAAGAAACGCCATACAAGTACTAGGTGGTTATGGTTATTGCCGAGAATACCCAGTTGAAAGGCTCCATAGGGATGCAATCCTTCTTAGCATTGGTGGTGGAACGAATGAAGCCATGCAAAAAAACATTGCAAGTGATCTCAAAAAACTTTGGTCGGAGTGA
- a CDS encoding phytoene desaturase family protein — translation MEKEWDVIVLGSGLGGLSAALSFANKGKRVLVLEKSISPGGSASSFWKNGYLFESGATTLVGFEPGLPMDRLTKELGIQFPILPIDRSMVVHLCGKTIERYKDRTLWIKEAKRMFGGGLRMVLFWKLCFFLSDQLWSLSARYKWFPFQNLREVFISLKKFRPYDLIVFLFSLVSVRFVQKLFWLHKNEEWNQFLNEQLLITNQSVSNNAPFAMAAAGLTYPNLQNYIVSGGMLELSQTLIKRLRELGGEFLPKQEVSHLTKKVWENLSEHFNQERLGGRYYFPSNPKTIWEVKTKNIDHSVFCAPILVSNLPIWNLVTMTKSLPKLENKANGMEKGIWGAFTMGIAIQVGSLEHSLQKECLHHQIHLESPLPHGGGRSVFVSISHPEDKLRSKDGIRILSVSTHLENPENWKRDKDYQIRKKEIESVILSALEKNFDWFKLTNIQFYHSATPVTWQTWTGRKWGRVGGIPSVYFFNPFRMVSNRSEDPSLLLTGDTVYPGQGIPAVVLGGLNAVEQYESRKFG, via the coding sequence ATGGAAAAAGAATGGGATGTGATTGTCCTTGGCTCTGGGCTTGGAGGTCTCTCTGCTGCATTATCTTTTGCAAATAAAGGCAAGCGGGTTCTCGTGCTTGAAAAGAGTATCTCGCCTGGAGGTTCAGCCTCTAGTTTTTGGAAAAATGGATATTTGTTTGAATCTGGTGCCACAACTCTTGTTGGTTTTGAACCTGGTCTTCCCATGGATCGACTCACAAAAGAACTTGGCATCCAATTTCCAATCCTACCCATAGATAGGTCAATGGTGGTCCACCTTTGTGGAAAAACCATTGAAAGGTATAAAGATAGGACTCTATGGATCAAAGAAGCCAAGCGTATGTTTGGTGGTGGATTGCGTATGGTTTTGTTTTGGAAATTGTGTTTTTTTCTGTCCGATCAACTTTGGAGTTTGTCTGCAAGATACAAATGGTTTCCATTTCAAAACCTTCGTGAGGTTTTTATCAGTCTAAAAAAGTTTCGGCCATATGATTTGATCGTTTTTCTGTTTTCGCTTGTATCCGTACGATTTGTACAAAAATTATTTTGGTTACACAAAAATGAAGAGTGGAACCAGTTTTTGAATGAACAACTTCTCATCACAAACCAATCTGTTTCAAACAATGCACCTTTTGCCATGGCAGCGGCTGGACTTACCTATCCTAATTTACAAAATTATATAGTGAGTGGTGGCATGTTGGAACTATCCCAAACACTCATCAAACGATTACGGGAATTGGGAGGAGAGTTCCTTCCAAAACAAGAAGTGAGCCACTTAACCAAAAAGGTTTGGGAAAATCTTTCTGAACACTTCAATCAAGAAAGGTTAGGTGGTCGTTACTACTTTCCATCTAATCCTAAAACGATTTGGGAAGTGAAAACAAAAAATATAGACCATTCAGTTTTTTGTGCACCTATCCTCGTATCAAACCTTCCGATTTGGAACCTGGTCACAATGACTAAAAGTTTACCAAAATTAGAAAACAAGGCAAATGGAATGGAAAAAGGGATATGGGGAGCCTTTACCATGGGAATTGCCATCCAAGTAGGTTCTCTGGAACATTCTCTTCAAAAGGAATGCCTCCACCACCAAATCCATTTAGAATCACCTCTTCCCCACGGAGGAGGGCGATCAGTCTTTGTATCCATTTCACACCCTGAAGACAAACTCCGATCCAAAGATGGAATTCGGATTTTATCAGTTTCGACTCATTTAGAAAATCCTGAGAATTGGAAACGTGACAAAGACTACCAGATTCGGAAAAAAGAAATCGAATCCGTGATTCTATCTGCTTTGGAAAAAAACTTTGATTGGTTCAAACTTACGAATATCCAGTTTTATCATTCTGCAACACCTGTTACGTGGCAAACCTGGACAGGTCGCAAATGGGGACGTGTGGGAGGAATCCCTTCCGTTTATTTTTTTAATCCTTTTCGAATGGTATCCAATCGATCGGAAGATCCTAGTCTTTTACTGACAGGTGACACAGTGTATCCAGGTCAGGGGATTCCTGCCGTTGTGCTTGGTGGACTCAATGCCGTGGAACAATATGAATCCCGAAAGTTCGGTTGA
- the thrB gene encoding homoserine kinase has translation MVRLPKIHIKVPGTSANLGPGFDLMGLALDIHNEFEFQFSKEITETKTELKNGKTLPFSKKEDLVLSSYLSYFSKFAKNLTPPPYHCKMTLALPLKGGLGSSASAIVAGLCLAKEVHKRLSTESLPTEQEFTQFLAEFEGHPDNTLPAYLGGFVFAYSTFGETLRYFRKKFPSSVSIFVLTPEYSVSTEESRKTLPKSYVTSDVIFNLSRIGAWMHFLDKRKFGDLLVGLEDKMHTPYRIPNSSPLFPLADTLKQEGIGYCLSGSGPSLLIFLERKALKSKLNELESKVSKIMKESGITYQFRRVKPDGIGVRIKMK, from the coding sequence ATGGTTCGCCTTCCAAAGATTCACATCAAAGTGCCAGGAACTTCTGCTAATTTAGGTCCTGGGTTTGACCTCATGGGCCTTGCCCTTGACATCCATAATGAATTCGAATTTCAATTTTCAAAGGAAATTACAGAAACCAAAACCGAATTGAAAAACGGAAAAACTTTACCTTTCTCCAAAAAAGAAGATTTGGTTTTGTCGTCTTATTTGTCTTATTTTTCCAAATTTGCGAAGAATCTCACACCTCCACCTTATCACTGTAAAATGACATTGGCATTACCTTTAAAGGGAGGGCTTGGGTCTAGTGCATCCGCGATTGTTGCTGGACTCTGTTTAGCCAAAGAAGTCCACAAAAGATTAAGTACCGAATCTTTACCAACAGAACAAGAGTTCACTCAATTCTTAGCAGAATTTGAAGGCCATCCTGACAATACACTTCCTGCATACCTTGGTGGATTCGTTTTCGCTTACTCTACGTTTGGTGAGACATTACGTTATTTTCGAAAAAAGTTCCCATCTTCTGTTTCCATTTTTGTCCTCACACCTGAGTATTCCGTTTCTACAGAAGAATCGAGAAAAACTCTACCTAAGTCATATGTGACCTCTGATGTGATATTTAACCTTTCACGAATTGGGGCATGGATGCATTTTTTGGATAAACGTAAGTTTGGTGACCTGCTTGTTGGATTGGAAGACAAGATGCATACTCCTTATCGAATTCCAAACTCATCTCCACTTTTTCCTTTAGCTGATACGTTAAAACAAGAAGGGATTGGGTATTGTTTGTCAGGTTCTGGTCCAAGTTTACTTATTTTTTTAGAACGAAAGGCCTTAAAATCAAAATTAAATGAATTGGAATCAAAAGTTTCAAAGATCATGAAGGAATCTGGGATCACGTATCAATTTCGTAGGGTTAAACCTGATGGAATCGGAGTTCGAATCAAAATGAAATGA
- a CDS encoding DsbA family protein, with protein sequence MENNFKSWMASPISKIFIGTNLVFAVLFLVSVPSFVKEYITQDAVSIGGKKYDLSDVKDSSPIAYSKFQSEYKALLKNTFGEFAQDKLFELVAKDKNIKPSEVLNEGLVLREPSEEEILNVYMSNKAQLGGKSLAETKDKIVGFLKNQQEQEHSRNKYREIITKYPVDFLIKEPESIRVTVDEKNNPSMGPKDAKITVIEFSDFECPFCKRSQDVNRQLREKYKGQIRWVFRDFPLPFHQDAMYAHMAANCSIEEGKYWDVFNVLFDNSGNLSKSNVDSLVLKTGLSKDKYQTCMKDQSKLKSEIDADIQDGQKVGVSGTPAFFINGIFVSGALPFENFDEIIQKELKQ encoded by the coding sequence ATGGAAAATAATTTTAAATCGTGGATGGCTTCGCCCATCTCTAAAATCTTTATAGGGACCAATTTGGTCTTTGCCGTGCTTTTTTTAGTCAGTGTTCCTTCTTTTGTGAAAGAATACATCACCCAAGATGCAGTGAGTATCGGTGGAAAAAAATACGACTTGAGTGACGTGAAAGACTCCTCACCGATTGCATATTCCAAATTCCAATCTGAATACAAAGCCCTTCTCAAAAATACCTTTGGTGAATTTGCTCAGGACAAATTATTTGAATTAGTCGCAAAAGATAAAAACATCAAACCTTCTGAAGTTTTAAATGAAGGATTGGTTTTAAGAGAACCTTCGGAAGAAGAAATCTTAAACGTATATATGTCTAACAAAGCACAGTTAGGTGGGAAATCTCTCGCTGAAACAAAAGATAAAATTGTTGGATTTTTAAAAAACCAACAAGAACAAGAACATAGCAGAAACAAATACCGTGAGATCATCACGAAATACCCAGTTGATTTTTTAATCAAAGAACCTGAATCAATCCGAGTGACTGTGGATGAAAAAAACAATCCAAGTATGGGACCAAAAGATGCGAAGATTACAGTGATTGAATTTTCAGACTTTGAATGTCCATTCTGCAAACGAAGCCAAGATGTGAATCGCCAACTCCGAGAAAAATACAAAGGGCAAATCCGTTGGGTATTCCGTGATTTCCCTCTTCCATTCCACCAAGACGCAATGTATGCTCATATGGCTGCAAACTGTTCCATCGAAGAAGGAAAGTATTGGGATGTTTTTAATGTTTTATTTGATAACAGCGGTAATTTGAGTAAATCAAATGTAGATTCGTTGGTATTAAAAACAGGATTATCCAAAGACAAATACCAAACTTGTATGAAAGACCAATCAAAATTAAAAAGTGAAATCGATGCCGATATCCAAGATGGACAAAAAGTAGGAGTCAGTGGAACACCTGCATTTTTTATCAATGGGATCTTTGTATCGGGTGCCTTACCATTTGAAAACTTCGATGAGATCATCCAAAAAGAACTGAAACAATAA
- a CDS encoding malate dehydrogenase — MSKKVKVAVTGAAGQIGYALLFRIASGQMFGPDTAVELQLLELEQALPAAKGVIMELDDCAFPLLEKVSVTSNLDEAFRDINWALLVGSVPRKAGMERGDLLKINGGIFTTQGKAIEKNAASDVRVLVVGNPCNTNALIAMNNAKGVPSDRWFAMTGLDENRAKTQLAQKAGVLVKDVSNVAIWGNHSATQYPDFYNAKIKGKPATDLISDEAWLKGDFISTVQKRGAAIIAARGASSAASAANAVVDTVHNIVTPTKPGDWFSAACHSNGEYGVDKGLIFGYPLKSDGKKVEIVTGLEINSFGKEKFDITHNELKEERNEVKDMLG; from the coding sequence ATGAGCAAAAAAGTAAAAGTTGCTGTCACAGGTGCTGCCGGGCAAATCGGATACGCACTCTTATTTCGTATCGCTTCAGGACAAATGTTTGGACCTGACACAGCTGTCGAACTCCAGTTGTTAGAATTGGAACAAGCGCTCCCTGCAGCGAAAGGTGTCATCATGGAATTGGATGACTGTGCGTTCCCATTACTCGAAAAAGTATCAGTGACTTCTAACTTAGATGAAGCATTCCGTGATATCAATTGGGCTCTTCTCGTAGGTTCTGTTCCTAGAAAAGCTGGAATGGAACGTGGTGACCTTCTCAAAATCAATGGTGGTATTTTTACAACCCAAGGGAAAGCGATCGAAAAAAATGCAGCAAGTGATGTAAGAGTTCTTGTTGTAGGTAACCCATGTAACACAAACGCACTCATTGCAATGAATAATGCAAAAGGTGTTCCGTCTGACAGATGGTTTGCGATGACAGGACTTGATGAAAATCGTGCAAAAACTCAATTGGCACAAAAAGCGGGAGTTCTTGTAAAAGATGTTTCCAATGTAGCAATTTGGGGTAACCATTCAGCGACTCAATACCCTGACTTTTATAATGCAAAAATCAAAGGAAAACCTGCAACTGACCTGATCAGTGACGAAGCTTGGTTAAAGGGAGATTTTATCTCTACTGTGCAAAAACGTGGAGCTGCGATCATTGCTGCAAGAGGAGCTTCTTCCGCTGCTTCTGCTGCCAATGCAGTGGTCGACACAGTGCATAACATTGTGACACCAACAAAACCTGGAGATTGGTTCAGTGCCGCTTGTCATTCCAATGGTGAGTATGGTGTAGACAAAGGTCTTATCTTTGGATACCCACTCAAATCTGATGGTAAAAAAGTAGAGATCGTAACAGGTCTTGAGATCAATTCTTTCGGTAAGGAAAAATTTGATATCACTCACAATGAATTAAAAGAAGAAAGAAACGAAGTAAAAGATATGTTAGGTTAA
- a CDS encoding alpha/beta hydrolase, whose amino-acid sequence MEWNYQTIQRDGFDFLIAQNNTKGPNLYWLGSALYYPRVIPETMASKYHITVVDHRGFANRIESTPENESTYDLDVVLDDFHFFQNHLQIPACTILGHSGHGYMALTYAKKYPNRVTKLVMVATGPNHGAPLLERETYFATFASEERKEKHIQLQTNFQKQIESHPDGLRNFFNLYCVSQDALGFYDLKMDSTQLWEGIGTNKLAFDYLFGKVFVEINVENYLSTLKLPIQLILGKYDFQVAPYYTWDTIIERFPDVKRTVLDHCGHLPFFEDPNQFVQIMDSE is encoded by the coding sequence ATGGAATGGAACTATCAGACAATCCAAAGGGATGGATTTGATTTTTTAATCGCACAAAACAATACGAAAGGACCAAACCTCTATTGGCTCGGAAGTGCTTTGTACTACCCAAGGGTGATCCCTGAAACGATGGCATCCAAGTATCACATCACTGTTGTGGACCATAGAGGATTTGCGAACCGTATTGAATCAACTCCTGAAAACGAATCCACGTATGATTTGGATGTGGTATTGGATGATTTTCATTTCTTCCAAAACCATCTCCAAATCCCAGCTTGTACGATTCTTGGCCACTCAGGCCACGGTTACATGGCTCTAACTTATGCAAAAAAATACCCAAATCGTGTTACTAAACTCGTGATGGTAGCAACAGGACCAAACCATGGAGCCCCCCTTTTGGAACGGGAAACTTACTTTGCAACTTTCGCAAGTGAAGAGAGAAAAGAAAAACACATACAACTCCAAACCAATTTCCAAAAACAAATTGAGTCTCATCCAGATGGCCTTCGGAACTTTTTCAATTTGTATTGTGTAAGCCAGGATGCACTCGGTTTTTATGATTTAAAAATGGATTCCACTCAATTATGGGAAGGAATCGGAACCAACAAACTAGCGTTTGATTATTTGTTTGGGAAAGTTTTTGTCGAGATCAATGTCGAAAATTACCTATCGACCTTAAAACTTCCAATCCAACTCATATTAGGAAAGTATGATTTCCAAGTGGCTCCTTATTATACATGGGATACAATCATCGAAAGATTTCCAGATGTGAAACGAACAGTTCTAGACCACTGTGGCCATTTGCCATTTTTCGAAGACCCAAATCAATTTGTCCAAATTATGGATTCGGAATGA